From Lolium perenne isolate Kyuss_39 chromosome 5, Kyuss_2.0, whole genome shotgun sequence, a single genomic window includes:
- the LOC127300680 gene encoding uncharacterized protein isoform X1 has translation MLALSPLTSPADGALPCPQSRRPANTSRSPAGAGASATAAVQDGDRRRRTGLTAVWTSGRIPSRRFAIRRSRCSPTGTTKVAAAARAPVPLSRRRIGGVTWGHGRGRVLRMEPFRDLQDPSPTSTPPSRSHPKVWLARMQTSLCVYRGSVRWQRVAYFFDSVAFADLVRMSPILILLVFLGRRLCISSP, from the exons ATGCTCGCCCTATCCCCGCTCACTTCCCCCGCCGACGGAGCCCTCCCGTGCCCTCAATCGCGCCGCCCCGCAAACACTAGCCGCTCCCCTGCAGGCGCCGGCGCCAGCGCGACCGCGGCTGTTCAAGACGGCGACCGGCGCAGGAGGACGGGGCTGACCGCAGTATGGACTTCTGGTCGCATCCCGAGCCGTCGATTCGCCATCCGTCGGAGCCGCTGCTCGCCCACGGGAACCACCAaggtcgccgccgccgcgcgagCTCCGGTACCCCTGTCGCGCCGGCGTATTGGAGGGGTCACCTGGGGCCATGGACGCGGCCGTGTGCTCCGGATGGAGCCCTTCCGCGACCTGCAAGACCCAAGCCCCACTTCCACGCCGCCGTCCAGGAGCCACCCAAAG GTGTGGCTGGCAAGAATGCAAACCAGCCTGTGCGTTTACCGCGGCAGCGTGCGATGGCAGCGGGTGGCCTACTTCTTTGACTCCGTGGCCTTTG CGGACCTCGTGAGGATGTCACCCATATTGATTCTTCTGGTGTTCTTAGGACGCAGGCTGTGTATATCTTCCCCCTGA
- the LOC127300680 gene encoding uncharacterized protein isoform X2: MLALSPLTSPADGALPCPQSRRPANTSRSPAGAGASATAAVQDGDRRRRTGLTAVWTSGRIPSRRFAIRRSRCSPTGTTKVAAAARAPVPLSRRRIGGVTWGHGRGRVLRMEPFRDLQDPSPTSTPPSRSHPKVEIFASRARVDTTILCGWQECKPACAFTAAACDGSGWPTSLTPWPLRTS; this comes from the exons ATGCTCGCCCTATCCCCGCTCACTTCCCCCGCCGACGGAGCCCTCCCGTGCCCTCAATCGCGCCGCCCCGCAAACACTAGCCGCTCCCCTGCAGGCGCCGGCGCCAGCGCGACCGCGGCTGTTCAAGACGGCGACCGGCGCAGGAGGACGGGGCTGACCGCAGTATGGACTTCTGGTCGCATCCCGAGCCGTCGATTCGCCATCCGTCGGAGCCGCTGCTCGCCCACGGGAACCACCAaggtcgccgccgccgcgcgagCTCCGGTACCCCTGTCGCGCCGGCGTATTGGAGGGGTCACCTGGGGCCATGGACGCGGCCGTGTGCTCCGGATGGAGCCCTTCCGCGACCTGCAAGACCCAAGCCCCACTTCCACGCCGCCGTCCAGGAGCCACCCAAAGGTCGAAATCTTCGCCTCTCGTGCTAGAGTCGACACAACAATTTT GTGTGGCTGGCAAGAATGCAAACCAGCCTGTGCGTTTACCGCGGCAGCGTGCGATGGCAGCGGGTGGCCTACTTCTTTGACTCCGTGGCCTTTG CGGACCTCGTGA